GACTGACCCTCGCGTTGATCGCGCGGCCTGTCGCCTGACGGGTATTCGCTCCATGATGGTGGTGCCTTTGCGCTATGCCGACATCACCGTAGGCGTGCTCAAGGTGATATCGAAAACCACTGACTCCTTCAATAAAGTCGACGAAGCGGTGCTGGGAATACTCTCGGATGTACTGGCTGCCCACATGTTCTATGCGGCGAAGTACGCCATGAGTGATCTGTATTACAAGGCAACGCACGATGAAATGACGGGACTGGCTAACCGGGCGCTGTTTTTTGACAAGTTTCGTTATCATCTGGCACAAAGCATTGCCCATGGCCGAGCAATCGGGTTGCTGATCATCGACCTTGATGACCTGAAAGGAATCAATGACAGATACGGGCATCGGGCGGGTGATGCCGCCATCTGCGAAGTGGCCAGACGTATCGGAGAGGGGGTCAGCAATGCTGACTTGCTGGCAAGAATAGGCGGGGATGAATTCGTCATTATTCTGCGCTCTGAGACGGCACTGCTGCGCATCGATCGTTTTATTCGCCAGCTTGAA
This genomic interval from Pokkaliibacter sp. MBI-7 contains the following:
- a CDS encoding sensor domain-containing diguanylate cyclase gives rise to the protein MSLKPDLSLPSRDQLLSIIQIQSDVAKLGLDFYQVMSLVTERSVELLQSDGAVIELQESDEMVYRAAHGIAKSQLGLRLAIKNSLSGLCLTSGQIQYCADSETDPRVDRAACRLTGIRSMMVVPLRYADITVGVLKVISKTTDSFNKVDEAVLGILSDVLAAHMFYAAKYAMSDLYYKATHDEMTGLANRALFFDKFRYHLAQSIAHGRAIGLLIIDLDDLKGINDRYGHRAGDAAICEVARRIGEGVSNADLLARIGGDEFVIILRSETALLRIDRFIRQLEHLISGDFVFESYPLSLSASIGYAVAPDHGQEIAGLLEVADQAMYSLKRQKKDGKP